In uncultured Cohaesibacter sp., a genomic segment contains:
- a CDS encoding integration host factor subunit beta: MIKSELVQHIAEQNPHLYQRDVEHIVNAILDEISDALARGDRVELRGFGAFSVKNRPARVGRNPRTGEKVPVAEKYVPFFKTGKEMRERLNDGDDSE, translated from the coding sequence ATGATCAAGTCCGAATTGGTACAACACATCGCAGAACAAAACCCGCATCTCTATCAGAGAGATGTCGAACATATTGTCAACGCCATTCTTGATGAGATTTCCGACGCCCTGGCGCGCGGTGATCGGGTCGAGTTGCGCGGCTTCGGGGCCTTCTCGGTCAAGAACCGTCCGGCTCGCGTCGGGCGCAACCCGAGAACGGGCGAAAAGGTTCCAGTGGCAGAGAAATATGTTCCTTTCTTCAAAACCGGCAAGGAAATGCGCGAGCGTCTCAACGACGGGGACGATAGCGAATAG
- the sppA gene encoding signal peptide peptidase SppA: protein MSFDLDHLIERRQLKRKLSVWRIIAVIALFILVIGSSMSQILDAADLGTKKDQIAKIVFAGTIIGQERKLKLIKDLEKDDHVKGVVVSINSPGGATSGGEAIYDALKELRKKKPVVASMDALAASAGYMIALPAERIFARRTSITGSIGVLFQYTDVSKLMETVGVEMRSVKSAPLKAEPNPFSGKNPEAEAMIAKMIDDSYQWFVDLVAENRPFDRVRALELADGRVVTGGQALELQLVDELGGPEEAKNWLIKQHNLDTNLKLVEWKPEPITQSFPFGFASRMMASLLPQPIIDLFAQRNDAVQLDGLVSVWQAQKNEQ from the coding sequence ATGTCTTTCGATTTGGATCATTTGATAGAGCGCCGACAGCTCAAGCGCAAACTCTCGGTCTGGCGCATCATCGCTGTTATTGCGCTGTTCATTCTGGTGATCGGATCTTCCATGTCCCAGATTCTGGATGCAGCTGATCTGGGCACCAAGAAAGACCAGATCGCCAAGATTGTCTTTGCAGGCACCATCATTGGTCAGGAACGCAAACTGAAGTTGATCAAGGATCTGGAGAAGGACGATCACGTCAAGGGTGTCGTCGTCTCGATCAATAGCCCCGGTGGCGCAACGTCCGGCGGTGAAGCGATTTATGATGCGCTCAAGGAACTGCGCAAGAAGAAGCCGGTTGTTGCCAGTATGGATGCTCTGGCTGCGTCTGCTGGCTACATGATCGCTCTGCCGGCAGAACGCATATTTGCCCGTCGCACTTCCATCACCGGGTCGATTGGTGTCCTGTTCCAGTATACCGACGTGTCCAAGCTGATGGAAACGGTCGGCGTCGAAATGCGATCAGTCAAGAGCGCGCCGCTGAAGGCCGAGCCGAACCCGTTCTCTGGTAAGAATCCGGAGGCCGAGGCAATGATTGCCAAGATGATTGATGATTCTTATCAATGGTTTGTTGACCTTGTTGCCGAAAACCGACCGTTTGACCGGGTGCGGGCCCTCGAACTGGCTGATGGTCGGGTGGTCACCGGTGGTCAAGCCCTGGAACTGCAGCTGGTCGATGAGCTTGGCGGACCGGAAGAAGCTAAGAACTGGTTGATTAAACAGCACAATCTCGATACTAATCTAAAGCTGGTCGAATGGAAGCCGGAGCCGATTACCCAGAGCTTCCCGTTCGGATTTGCCAGCAGGATGATGGCCAGCTTGTTGCCTCAACCAATTATTGACCTGTTTGCCCAACGAAATGATGCGGTTCAACTTGACGGACTGGTCTCAGTTTGGCAGGCTCAAAAAAACGAACAATAA